From Lewinellaceae bacterium:
GAGGTTGGCCCGGGAAAGGGAATGCTGACCCAATACCTGCTTGAGAAGCCGTTCCACCTGCTGGTTGTCGAAGCGGATCGCGATATGGTGCTCTACCTCGGCAAGCACTTTCCCGAATTGAAAGAGCGGATTGTCAGCGGCGATTTTTTGAAAATCCCCCTGCCCGAGCTGATGCAGGGGCAACCCTTTGGCCTGATCGGTAACTATCCTTATAATATATCTTCCCAGATTCTTTTCAAAATGCTGAAACACCGGCAATACATCCCCGAAATGGTGGGTATGTTCCAAAAGGAAGTAGCCGAAAGAGTCGTCGCCGGCCCGGGTAGCAAAACCTACGGCGTGATCAGCGTGCTGCTGCAGGCTTTTTATGAAGGAAAATACCTTTTTTCTGTGAATAAGGGTAATTTTACTCCACCGCCCCAGGTGCAGTCGGCAGTTATACGCCTCATCCGGAAAGAACAACAGGAACTGGGGTGCGACGAACAGCTGTTCCGGCGGGTGGTCAAGCAAGCCTTCAGCCAGCGGCGCAAGATGCTCCGCAACACCATGAAAACCTTCATCAAAGGAGACAGCTTGCTGAATGAGCCCTTCTTTGAACAACGGCCTGAAAGGCTCGGTCTGGAGGAATTCATAAAGCTGACCAACTGGATTGAAGAAAGGGCTACTGAAGATTGAACCATAACCTGCCAAATTGGCTTGCATAAATACCCTACTAAAAAAATAAATCATGAGTTTAGAAGAACGCATCAACCAAGACCTCAAAGCAGCCATGAAGGCAAAAGACCAGGCTGCGCTGCGAGGCATCCGGGCAGTCAAGGCAGCCATCCTGTTGGAAAAGACCAGCGGCGCCTCTCACGACATTACGGAGGAGATGGAGTTAAAGATTCTGCAAAAACTGGTCAAACAACGCAAAGACTCCCTGGATATTTACGAAAAGCAAAATCGCGAAGATTTGGCCCAAACCGAGCGCGAGGAGATCGAGGTCATCAAACGGTACCTTCCCAAACAATTGAGCCGGGAAGAGCTGAAAGCAGAGGTCAAAAAAGTGATCGATGAACTCGGCGCCAGCTCCATGAAAGACATGGGAATGGTGATGGGCACTGCTTCCAAAAAACTCGCCGGAAAAGCGGATGGCAAAACCATGTCGGGCATCGTTCGGGAGCTTTTGAATGCGTGAGGCTGGTTGCCTGTTGATTGTTGTCGGTTGTTGGTTGCCAGTTGTTGGTTGGCGTACAACAATCAACCCTTTTTTCCGGCTATGCGTCTAACCATAGTTCGCACATAGAGCATATTAAATAATAATTCATTCATTTAGAGCCTCGCCCAAGGCTTTTTCTGTGTGATAAATAATCCTAATTTGGCGGCCTCGCTGTCGTTGTTTGTCGAGGAGTTTTTTTCTTCTACGATTGACTTTATTAAAATCCACTTGTTGTAGAGCGTTGAGGAATTGTTGCGGCTGCTGGCTAAAATAAGGTTTGCAAAATATTAGTTGTTCCCCCTGCACCACCAGCGGCTTGGCGCTGGATTTATGCCCGGTGGCCCTGCGAATAGCTCGCTTTAACTGGTTATGGCTAGCTTCCAAGGCATTATTGTCATTTGGGATAAAGCCGTAATCATAGCAGGTGAACAGCTTAGCTTTCCAATTGTCATAGGTGTTGTTAAAGTGGCGGACAAATGAACGCGCTAAAGGCGAAACGGCCTTGTGTTGGTTTTGAAACTCCTTCAAAAGCTGTTCTGTCTTTTGCTTCACCTCGGCCGCAATATGTTTTTCGCGATAAGCCTTCGCATAGCGCAGCGGCTTTTTGTCCTCTGGCATTTGCTGTTTGGGGCCATATAAGCAGTCAGCAAGCTGTCCCAAAAAGCTTTGCCCTATTTTTAAATCCGGGTAAGTGCCATGCCAGGCTTCCAAACTGCCAGCCAATAGCTTGCCCAATCGTTTTAATAAGGGGTGGGGTTGTATTTGTTGCATTTTCCCAATGGTTTCAATAGCGCTGGAGAATTGCTCGTACATTTGTACGCCTCTTAATTCATAATTGGCGCTCAACGAGCGCTTGATCCAGCTTCGAGGCAATAGGCACAGGGTAGCTATTGCGCTTTGTTGTCTTTTGGATAAACCCGGGGCAGCCTGCTGGCCAAGCTGCTCTAAATCTTTTTCTATTTGCTTTAAGCCCCGGAGTTTTTTTTTATAGCCTTGCCCATTTGGCTGTCCGCCTGCTGCACAGGCTTGCCCATGGCTTTGAGGAAATGGGCTTGGCACATATGGATAGGCGCCCCTTCAAATACTTGCTCTATGGCTGGGATAAAGCCGTTTTGCTTGTCGCATAGCCACCCCCCAACTTCAATGCCCAATTTGTCCGTTAAGCCTTTCAAGGGCCTAAACAAGCCCTTTTCTAAATGCTCCGCGTCGCTGTGTTCCAAGTAGCGCCCAAACAAAATAATGCCGCTTTGAGCTTCTCTAACCACATACAAAACCGAATTGCCCTGCTCCGGCGCTATGCCGTCCACGGTTAAACACAACTGGCTTATGCCCGAGCTTTTCAATAGCTTTTTTAGCCGGCCTTTGTCGCTCTCTCTTTCGCATAAGCACATTTGAACCCGCTTAAATATATTTTCTACGCTGCGCTCTCCCATTTTCAAATGCGGGTATTGGCCTTTTACTTCTTGTAAAATCTCGCTAACGCTGCGCTTCAGGTTCAGGCGTTGATAGCCGATTTGCGCATAGACGGCTAAACTGTAATCCGATTTTGGGTAGATTAGCCTCCTGTACGCCTTTGGATATACCCGTATGCCTTTACAGCTACACCTTTCATTAATGCACCGCCCTAGCTCTATATCCAGGTAATAATGGCCTTTTAAATCTTGCAAGCTCCGCCGGGTGTGGGTTTTCACCAGGGGAGTGCCGCAATTTACGCAATCCTTATACGGTATCTTTAGCAATAATTTCTCTTTGGCCTCGCCTTGGTTTAACTTTGTTGATAACTCTTCCATGCATTGGTAACGTATTTATATGCAATATGTGCGAACTATGCCTCGACTTTTGCATTAGCAAATTTCACATACGAAAAGGCTCAAGGCGAAGCCTTGGAGAACCCTAATTAGCCAGTTCTTTGACATAGGGACAATAAACCACCTTCCTTCCGGGCCTGTCCCGGAAAGGGCGAGGTTTTCCAGCACGCCCTATCCAAAACGAGGAGCTTAACCTGGATAGGCAATGGCTTTAACCATAGCTTCCCACAGCGGGGAATAATTTTGCCCTCGCAGGACAGCCTGGCTCACCCACGCCAAGATAGCCATAAGAGCATGGGCTTGCATGGCGCGCCGCCAAAAGGCCAGAGATCCCTGGATTTCATGATCCAGTTCAGTTTGGAGCTTAGCCACCAAGCTGGCATCGAAGCGAGCCCGTTGCAGCATCGAATAAGCCAGCGCGGTAAAGGCGATATGTTTATATATAGCCTCAAAGCCGCGGACTTGATACTTGTCCAGGCCCTCTGCTTTGCCTTCCTCGTGGTACACTTCAACCGGCCAGCGGTGGCGGCGGATACGGGTAATGGCGCCGGCGTCCCATTTAGGGCGGTTGCAAATGAAGAAAGCCGGCTTGTCGGACAAATCCGCCTTGCGGTAATTGATCACCAGGCGGTGGCGCCCGAAGGAGCGTATGCTGTGCATGTGGGTATAGGTGTAATAAGTTTCCTGTTTGCCCTTATAGTTAATGGACGTGGGCACAAACACTTTATCCTGGGGTTTAGCCCGGTGCTGGGCTTTGAGTTGTTCGGCAAAACCGTCCAGGCGGCAAAATTGGTTCGCCTCCCGGAACACCTCCTCGTCTGGCTTCAAAGTGCCGACGTAAGCTTTGCCCAACTCGCGGCCCAGCCAGCGGCAAAACCACGGAGCGGTGTACCAGGAATCAAAAACCACGGGCATATCTGTATCTGGGTAGGCATGGCATAAAGCCAGGAGCAATTCCTGGGCAATACTCAGCTTGCTGCGAAAAACCTGGCGCACGGCTTCTTTATCCTGGTTCTTGTTAGCCAGGCGCATTAAATGTGCCCGCCATTTGCTGGGCGCTGTGCCCTTGAGCAAGCGCTCTTTGGGCCGGATTCGCACCTCGTTTGCTTCCAAGGCTTGTTCCAGCAAGCCAACCTGGGGCGGCTTCCATAACTGGAAATACAACGGGTAGTCCACCCCGTCGTCCGAGTAGTGGAGGGTTATCAGGTTATGGGCCCACACGTAGCGCTCTTTGGAGTGGTCGTACAAACGGGCGATGTGCTCAAAATGCCTGCCTGCGTGTTCCAGCAGCGTATCGTCTATAACCAGTACGCCGCGGCGGGCAGGAGGCCCTTTTTTAAAACGCGTCGAGGGGCAGTCCTGCAGCCACGCTAACCGTTTCTGGTTCACTTCCTGGATGTCATAGCTGCCCTCCGTCACAAAACGGTTCAAGCTGCTTTGGCATTGGGGGTGTTGGATAAACAAACGGTTAATGCCTTCAACCGTCTTGTTGTCGCTGGTGAGCAAGCCGCCTAAATAGCGTTGGAACTGGCCATATTCCCCAGCGGTGAACAAGCTTTCAAAGTAAGGCCCATATTCGCTAACCAAGATCGGGAGTTGGATTAAGGGGAGGTTCATGGTTTTTTATTCCAAGTTAAGCCTTTCCAGCCTCTCCTGCTATTGTCCCGCTATGTCAATGAACGTATCTGCATTTTGCTAATGCAAAAGTCGAGCTATGCGTCTAACGTTGGACAGTGTTGATAGCCAATGGGTTGCCAAGCCTCGTCGAACTTCGAACGCCGAACAACCGAACGCCGAACTTGTCCAGCCTTAGACCAGTAGCCTTTTTTCCCGTCTTTTTTCCTTAATTTTGCGCCCGATCAAGCATCGGCTAACAAACTTTACCGCCTGCCCGGCTGACCCTCCCCGGCAGGCAGGCGGTAAAGTTTGTTAGCAGAACTAATAAAACCAAATTAGGCGTAATGGACAAAACCTTTCTCGCAAGGCTCGGCCTTGCCGCATACAACGCCGGCACCAGCACCGGCCAGGGATCCAGCGATTCCGGAAAATACCTCCAATCCTTCTCGCCGGTTGACGGCGAACTCATCGGCTCCGTCAGCGAAACGACGCGGGAAGAATACGATCACGTGATCGCCAAAGCTCAGGAGGCCTTCAAAGCATGGAGGGCTATTCCCGCACCTCAACGCGGCGAAATCGTCCGCCAGTATGGCAATGAACTGCGCCGGCACAAAGAAGACCTGGGGCGCCTCGTTTCCTATGAAATGGGCAAAAGCCTGCAGGAAGGCTGGGGCGAAGTACAGGAGATGATCGATATCTGCGATTTCGCCGTCGGCCTTTCCCGCCAGCTCTACGGCCTGACCATGCATTCCGAGCGCCCCAACCACCGCATGTACGAGCAGTGGCACCCGCTGGGCATCGTCGGCGTCATTTCCGCCTTCAACTTCCCGGTGGCCGTTTGGTCGTGGAACGCCATGATCGCTATGGTATGCGGGGATGTGGTGGTTTGGAAACCCTCGGAAAAAACACCGCTTTGTTCGGTGGCCTGCCAGCATATTTTCCAGGGCGTACTGAAAGCCAACGACATTCCGGAAGGCGTCGTCAACATCATTAACGGCAACTATCAGGTAGGCGAATACATGACCCACGATACCCGCGTGCCCCTCGTTTCCGCCACGGGCAGCATCCGCATGGGAAAGATCGTCGGCACTGCGCTGGCCGCCCGCCTGGGCCGGGCGCTGCTGGAGCTGGGCGGCAACAACGCCATCATCGTCACCCCCAGCGCCGACCTCGATCTGGTGCTGACCGGATCCCTGTTTGGCGCCGTGGGCACCGCCGGGCAGCGCTGCACCTCGACGCGCCGCCTCATCATCCACGAAAGCATCTACGACGAGGTGAAAAATAAACTGGCCAAGGCTTACGGTCAACTGCGCATCGGCAACCCGCTGGATCAAAACATCCATGTCGGCCCGCTCATCGACCGCGATGCCGTGCAGAATTACCTGGGCGCCATTGAAAAGGTGAAAGCCGAGGGTGGGGAATTTGCCGTGGAAG
This genomic window contains:
- the rsmA gene encoding 16S rRNA (adenine(1518)-N(6)/adenine(1519)-N(6))-dimethyltransferase RsmA, which codes for MKAKKSYGQHFLHNEALAARIADSLTLAGQAYENVIEVGPGKGMLTQYLLEKPFHLLVVEADRDMVLYLGKHFPELKERIVSGDFLKIPLPELMQGQPFGLIGNYPYNISSQILFKMLKHRQYIPEMVGMFQKEVAERVVAGPGSKTYGVISVLLQAFYEGKYLFSVNKGNFTPPPQVQSAVIRLIRKEQQELGCDEQLFRRVVKQAFSQRRKMLRNTMKTFIKGDSLLNEPFFEQRPERLGLEEFIKLTNWIEERATED
- a CDS encoding GatB/YqeY domain-containing protein, translated to MSLEERINQDLKAAMKAKDQAALRGIRAVKAAILLEKTSGASHDITEEMELKILQKLVKQRKDSLDIYEKQNREDLAQTEREEIEVIKRYLPKQLSREELKAEVKKVIDELGASSMKDMGMVMGTASKKLAGKADGKTMSGIVRELLNA
- a CDS encoding transposase produces the protein MNLPLIQLPILVSEYGPYFESLFTAGEYGQFQRYLGGLLTSDNKTVEGINRLFIQHPQCQSSLNRFVTEGSYDIQEVNQKRLAWLQDCPSTRFKKGPPARRGVLVIDDTLLEHAGRHFEHIARLYDHSKERYVWAHNLITLHYSDDGVDYPLYFQLWKPPQVGLLEQALEANEVRIRPKERLLKGTAPSKWRAHLMRLANKNQDKEAVRQVFRSKLSIAQELLLALCHAYPDTDMPVVFDSWYTAPWFCRWLGRELGKAYVGTLKPDEEVFREANQFCRLDGFAEQLKAQHRAKPQDKVFVPTSINYKGKQETYYTYTHMHSIRSFGRHRLVINYRKADLSDKPAFFICNRPKWDAGAITRIRRHRWPVEVYHEEGKAEGLDKYQVRGFEAIYKHIAFTALAYSMLQRARFDASLVAKLQTELDHEIQGSLAFWRRAMQAHALMAILAWVSQAVLRGQNYSPLWEAMVKAIAYPG
- a CDS encoding aldehyde dehydrogenase family protein is translated as MDKTFLARLGLAAYNAGTSTGQGSSDSGKYLQSFSPVDGELIGSVSETTREEYDHVIAKAQEAFKAWRAIPAPQRGEIVRQYGNELRRHKEDLGRLVSYEMGKSLQEGWGEVQEMIDICDFAVGLSRQLYGLTMHSERPNHRMYEQWHPLGIVGVISAFNFPVAVWSWNAMIAMVCGDVVVWKPSEKTPLCSVACQHIFQGVLKANDIPEGVVNIINGNYQVGEYMTHDTRVPLVSATGSIRMGKIVGTALAARLGRALLELGGNNAIIVTPSADLDLVLTGSLFGAVGTAGQRCTSTRRLIIHESIYDEVKNKLAKAYGQLRIGNPLDQNIHVGPLIDRDAVQNYLGAIEKVKAEGGEFAVEGGVLEGKGYESGCYVRPCIAEVQHDYEIVHHETFAPILYLIKYKNLDEAIAYHNEVPQGLSSAIMTTNLRESERFLSCAGSDCGIANVNIGTSGAEIGGAFGGEKETGGGRESGSDAWKAYMRRQTNTINYSTDLPLAQGIKFDL